A part of Neovison vison isolate M4711 chromosome 8, ASM_NN_V1, whole genome shotgun sequence genomic DNA contains:
- the LOC122916344 gene encoding 60S ribosomal protein L23a-like, with protein sequence MAPKAKKEAPAPPKAEAKAKALKAKKAVLKGVHSHKKKKIRTSPTFRRPKTLRLRRQPKYPRKSAPRRNKLDHYAIIKFPLTTESAMKKIEDNNTLVFIVDVKANKHQIKQAVKKLYDIDVAKVNTLIRLDGEKKAYVQLAPDYDALDVANKIGII encoded by the coding sequence ATGGCGCCGAAAGCTAAGAaggaagcccctgcccctcccaaagccgaagccaaagcaaaggctttgaaagcCAAGAAAGCGGTGCTGAAAGGCGtccacagtcacaaaaaaaagaagatccgcaCATCACCTACCTTCCGACGACCCAAGACTCTGCGTCTCCGAAGGCAACCCAAATATCCTCGAAAGAGCGCccccaggagaaacaagcttgaccactatgccatcatcaagttccccctgactactgagtcagccatgaagaaaatagaagacaacaacacacttgtgttcattgtggatgtcaaggccaacaagcaccagatcaaacaggctgtgaagaagctctatgacattgatgtagccaaggtcaacaccttaatcaggcttgatggagagaagaaggcatacgTTCAGCTGGCCcctgactatgatgctttggatgttgccaacaaaattgggatcatctaa
- the ZFP36L2 gene encoding mRNA decay activator protein ZFP36L2: protein MSTTLLSAFYDIDFLCKTEKSLANLNLNMLDKKAVGTPVTAAPSSGFTPGFLRRHSASNLHALAHPAPSPGSCSPKFPGAANSSSCGSGAAGGPTSYGTLKEPSGGGGTALLNKENKFRDRSFSENGERSQHLLHLQQQQKGGGGSQINSTRYKTELCRPFEESGTCKYGEKCQFAHGFHELRSLTRHPKYKTELCRTFHTIGFCPYGPRCHFIHNADERRPAPSGGASGDLRAFSARDALHLGFPREPRPKLHHSLSFSGFPSGHHQPPGGLESPLLLDSPTSRTPPPPPSCSSASSCSSSASSCSSASAASTPSGAPTCCASAAAAAAAALLYGTGGAEDLLAPGAQCATCSSASCANNAFAFGPELSSLITPLAIQTHNFAAVAAAYYRSQQQQQQQQQQGLVPPAQPPAPPSAPLPASATAPPSPPFNFQLPRRLSDSPVFDAPPSTPDSLSDRDSYLSGSLSSGSLSGSESPSLDPGRRLPIFSRLSISDD, encoded by the exons ATGTCGACCACACTTCTGTCCGCCTTCTACGATATCGACTTCTTGTGCAAG ACGGAGAAATCCCTGGCCAACCTCAATCTGAACATGCTGGACAAGAAGGCGGTGGGGACGCCCGTGACCGCCGCCCCTAGCTCGGGCTTCACGCCGGGCTTTCTCCGACGGCACTCGGCCAGCAACCTGCACGCGCTCGCCCACCCCGCGCCTAGCCCGGGCAGCTGCTCGCCTAAGTTCCCGGGCGCGGCTAACAGCAGCAGCTGTGGCAGCGGGGCGGCGGGCGGCCCGACCTCCTACGGCACCCTTAAGGAGCCGTCAGGGGGCGGAGGCACggccctgctgaacaaggagaaCAAATTTCGGGACCGCTCGTTCAGCGAGAACGGCGAGCGCAGCCAGCACCTCTTgcacctgcagcagcagcagaaggggGGCGGCGGCTCCCAGATCAACTCCACGCGCTACAAGACTGAGCTGTGCCGGCCCTTCGAGGAGAGTGGCACGTGCAAGTATGGCGAGAAGTGCCAGTTCGCGCACGGCTTCCACGAGCTACGCAGCCTGACCCGGCACCCCAAGTACAAGACCGAGCTGTGCCGCACCTTCCACACCATCGGCTTCTGCCCCTATGGGCCACGCTGCCACTTCATCCATAACGCAGACGAGCGGCGGCCCGCGCCGTCGGGGGGCGCCTCTGGGGACCTGCGCGCCTTCAGCGCGCGGGACGCGCTGCACCTGGGCTTCCCCCGGGAGCCGCGGCCCAAGCTGCATCACAGCCTCAGCTTCTCGGGCTTCCCGTCGGGCCACCACCAGCCTCCGGGGGGCCTCGAGTCGCCGCTGCTGCTCGACAGCCCCACGTCGCGcacgccgccgccgccacccTCTTGCTCCTCGGCCTCGTCCTGTTCCTCTTCCGCTTCGTCCTGCTCGTCCGCCTCCGCAGCCTCCACGCCCTCTGGCGCTCCGACGTGCTGTGCCTCGGCGGCGGCTGCGGCCGCAGCGGCGCTGCTGTACGGCACAGGGGGCGCCGAGGACCTGCTGGCGCCCGGCGCCCAGTGCGCTACCTGCTCGTCGGCCTCGTGCGCCAACAACGCCTTTGCGTTCGGCCCGGAGCTGAGCAGCCTCATCACGCCGCTTGCCATCCAGACCCACAACTTCGCCGCCGTGGCCGCCGCCTACTATCgcagccagcagcagcagcagcagcagcagcagcagggcctgGTGCCCCCCGCGCAGCCCCCGGCGCCGCCCAGCGCGCCCCTCCCTGCCAGTGCCACCGCGCCGCCCTCGCCACCCTTCAACTTCCAGCTGCCGCGCCGCCTGTCCGATTCGCCGGTCTTCGACGCGCCCCCTAGCACCCCGGACTCGCTGTCGGACCGTGACAGCTACTTGAGCGGCTCATTGAGCTCGGGCAGTCTCAGCGGCTCCGAGTCCCCCAGCCTCGACCCTGGCCGCCGCCTGCCCATCTTCAGCCGCCTCTCCATCTCTGACGATTGA